The following are from one region of the Halolamina litorea genome:
- a CDS encoding aminotransferase class III-fold pyridoxal phosphate-dependent enzyme: MDRDTVEPEVDSLPGDRAQEWVDYHHQFAAPSTYVYEFVWDHTAPAEGPFCTDVDGNVLMDFTSHVAAAPLGYNNPKIMEPLSEFDLVDPLKIAGQDFYVSDANAPGEGFPGPAGLMDRIVAITEQFGMDTVFMSNSGAEAVENAMKIAYDHNPLGKYALTFEGAFHGRTLGALSMNRSKEVYRRRFPEIASVHDFPYCNCDGAPENCQCGYFRGGESALRSKLDPKSGHVNPEEVAFLIMEPIQGEGGYRFPSEAFAEDVAAVTDEHDITLIADEIQAGMGRTGEWWASEHYAFEPDVITSAKGMRVGATVSDTEIFPEEKGRLSSTWGAGDVIGAAQGAFTIDAIAEYDLLDNATERGRQFQEIMRDADLDGVTSVRGKGLMLGLDFASKDLRDDIVDAAFQRGLLLLACGQKTIRVLPPMDVTEREIELGAELFIDAIEASN; encoded by the coding sequence ATGGACCGGGATACCGTCGAACCGGAGGTCGACAGCCTCCCCGGAGACCGCGCGCAGGAGTGGGTAGATTACCACCATCAGTTCGCCGCGCCGAGCACGTACGTCTACGAGTTCGTCTGGGACCACACTGCCCCCGCGGAGGGGCCGTTCTGTACCGACGTGGACGGGAACGTCCTCATGGACTTCACGAGCCACGTCGCCGCAGCGCCCCTGGGGTACAACAACCCGAAGATCATGGAGCCGCTGTCGGAGTTCGATCTCGTCGATCCGCTGAAGATCGCCGGACAGGACTTCTACGTCTCCGACGCCAACGCGCCGGGCGAGGGCTTCCCCGGCCCGGCCGGGCTGATGGACCGCATCGTCGCCATCACCGAGCAGTTCGGGATGGACACCGTCTTCATGTCGAACTCCGGCGCCGAGGCCGTCGAGAACGCGATGAAGATCGCCTACGACCACAACCCCCTCGGGAAGTACGCGCTGACCTTCGAGGGGGCGTTCCACGGCCGCACGCTGGGGGCCCTCTCGATGAACCGTTCGAAGGAGGTCTATCGCCGACGCTTCCCCGAGATCGCGAGCGTCCACGACTTCCCGTACTGTAACTGCGACGGTGCTCCCGAGAACTGCCAGTGTGGCTACTTCCGCGGCGGCGAGTCGGCGCTGCGCTCGAAACTCGACCCCAAGTCGGGCCACGTCAACCCCGAGGAGGTCGCGTTCCTGATCATGGAGCCGATCCAGGGCGAGGGCGGCTACCGCTTCCCCAGCGAGGCGTTCGCCGAGGACGTGGCGGCGGTCACCGACGAGCACGACATCACCCTCATCGCCGACGAGATTCAGGCCGGGATGGGCCGTACCGGCGAGTGGTGGGCCTCCGAGCACTACGCCTTCGAGCCGGACGTGATCACCTCCGCGAAGGGGATGCGCGTCGGCGCGACGGTCTCCGACACCGAGATCTTCCCCGAGGAGAAGGGTCGCCTCTCCTCGACGTGGGGTGCTGGCGACGTGATCGGGGCCGCACAGGGGGCGTTCACCATCGACGCCATCGCGGAGTACGACCTCCTCGACAACGCGACCGAGCGCGGCCGGCAGTTCCAGGAGATCATGCGCGACGCCGACCTAGACGGCGTGACCAGCGTGCGCGGGAAGGGCCTCATGCTGGGTCTCGACTTCGCCTCGAAGGACCTGCGTGACGATATCGTCGACGCGGCCTTCCAGCGCGGCCTGCTCCTGCTCGCCTGCGGGCAGAAGACGATCCGCGTGCTGCCGCCGATGGACGTGACCGAACGCGAGATCGAACTCGGCGCGGAGCTGTTCATCGACGCCATCGAGGCGTCGAACTGA
- a CDS encoding universal stress protein, whose amino-acid sequence MEHALAVVGPEDVAKDLVREAGELAAGVDARLTLLCVVSEDEYADEREALEAIPEADVSYSVDQALEGARSFASDVGVEALDGVDIEYETAGAVGDRAETVLQGAKKHGCDHVFLTGQRRSPTGKAIFGDVTQRVILDFEGPVTVVTE is encoded by the coding sequence ATGGAACACGCACTCGCCGTCGTCGGTCCGGAAGACGTGGCGAAGGATCTTGTTCGGGAGGCGGGGGAGCTCGCCGCGGGCGTCGACGCGCGACTCACCCTGCTCTGTGTGGTCAGCGAGGACGAGTACGCCGACGAACGGGAGGCCCTGGAGGCCATCCCGGAAGCCGACGTGAGCTACTCGGTCGACCAGGCCCTCGAAGGCGCACGGAGCTTCGCGAGCGACGTCGGCGTCGAAGCGCTCGACGGCGTCGACATCGAGTACGAGACCGCCGGCGCCGTCGGCGACCGCGCCGAGACGGTGCTGCAGGGCGCGAAGAAGCACGGCTGTGACCACGTCTTCCTGACGGGCCAGCGCCGCTCGCCGACCGGGAAGGCGATCTTCGGCGACGTGACCCAGCGAGTCATTCTCGACTTCGAAGGACCGGTCACCGTCGTCACGGAGTAA
- a CDS encoding MgtC/SapB family protein — translation MVPIPLQADTVFAAPLSEPVVRLLIAGALGLFLGLEREWSEKSAGVRTFSLLTLSGATATLLAERVDAGGALLAVGGLLVLLMGALLAVRELRRGTEEPSLSLTTSVSMFVAYGIGALVASGLVTEGVTVAVISSALLVLKRELHSFAGGLDRQELRSSTEFAVLAFVIYPLLPSESVSLFGVAFPPRVAWLMVVTVAGIGIANYALVRSYGGRGVAITGFFGGLASSTAVVGSMLDHARQRESVTEYAVAAVLLADAAMAARNLAIVLFFTLTSGPGTLVAAAVPLGALVLASVAAAAVTADWDAELEVDLESPFSLRNALAFGGVFAVILAGSAFAQARFGTAGLYISAVLSGLVSSAGATTSATLLYLGGGVGGGPAVVAVLLASASSIAVKAGLTLSGPRPFARAVTLWSAVLLVVTGVAAAASVLFGGGF, via the coding sequence ATGGTTCCGATCCCCCTACAGGCCGACACCGTCTTCGCCGCGCCGCTGTCGGAGCCGGTGGTCAGGCTGTTGATCGCGGGCGCGCTCGGCCTGTTCCTCGGCCTCGAACGCGAGTGGTCCGAGAAGTCCGCGGGGGTCCGGACGTTCTCGTTGCTGACGCTCTCGGGGGCGACGGCAACGCTGCTGGCCGAGCGCGTCGACGCGGGCGGCGCGTTGCTCGCGGTCGGGGGGTTACTGGTGTTGCTGATGGGGGCTCTGCTCGCGGTGCGTGAACTCCGGCGCGGGACCGAAGAGCCCTCACTCTCGCTGACGACCAGCGTCTCGATGTTCGTCGCCTACGGCATCGGCGCGCTCGTCGCCAGCGGCCTCGTGACCGAGGGGGTGACGGTGGCGGTCATCTCCTCGGCGCTGTTGGTGCTCAAGCGCGAACTCCACTCCTTCGCGGGCGGGCTGGACCGACAGGAACTCCGCTCCTCGACGGAGTTCGCGGTGCTGGCGTTCGTCATCTACCCGCTGCTCCCGTCCGAGTCGGTGTCGCTGTTCGGCGTCGCGTTCCCGCCCCGCGTCGCGTGGCTGATGGTCGTCACCGTCGCGGGCATCGGGATCGCCAACTACGCGCTGGTCCGGAGCTACGGCGGCCGCGGCGTGGCGATCACGGGCTTCTTCGGCGGCTTGGCGTCGTCGACGGCCGTCGTCGGCTCGATGCTGGACCACGCCCGCCAGCGCGAGTCGGTGACGGAGTACGCCGTCGCCGCGGTGCTGTTGGCCGACGCCGCGATGGCCGCCCGGAACCTCGCCATCGTCCTCTTTTTCACCCTCACCTCGGGGCCGGGGACGCTCGTCGCTGCCGCCGTCCCGTTGGGCGCGTTGGTGCTCGCGAGCGTCGCCGCCGCCGCGGTGACCGCCGACTGGGACGCGGAGTTGGAGGTCGATCTGGAGAGCCCGTTCTCGCTGCGGAACGCGCTGGCGTTCGGCGGCGTCTTCGCGGTGATCCTCGCCGGCTCGGCGTTCGCTCAGGCACGCTTTGGCACCGCGGGGCTCTACATCAGCGCGGTGCTCTCCGGGTTGGTCTCCTCGGCGGGGGCGACCACGTCGGCGACGCTGCTGTACCTCGGGGGCGGCGTCGGCGGCGGGCCGGCGGTGGTCGCGGTCCTGCTCGCGTCGGCGTCGAGCATCGCCGTGAAGGCGGGGTTGACGCTCTCGGGGCCGCGGCCGTTCGCCCGCGCGGTGACGCTCTGGTCGGCGGTCCTGCTGGTGGTGACGGGAGTCGCGGCGGCGGCGTCGGTGCTGTTCGGCGGCGGGTTCTAA
- a CDS encoding metal ABC transporter substrate-binding protein: MGFTRRQLMAVAAGTAGITALAGCTDGEGSSGTESGRTSAASSFFVFGDVTAEVAGDVAAADLLVPVGQHGHGWEPGPRVRADIRDADLFVHGMEGFQPWVDGIVGDLAADGADVTTVDASRDVDLLPADGEHEEHESGDGDHDGHDETHTTDHDGHDETHTTEHDGHNETHTTEHDGHNETHTTEHDGHNETHTTEHEGTHTGEEHDEHDHGSVDPHFWMDPTRVVDAVDTIEAALAEADGDNADAYAENAESFRTALTDLDARIEETVAAGGTDTLLVAGHDSFGYFEDRYGVHVEALTNVSPDDQPTTRDIQHAQEVIAEHDLQYVCADPLESQEAAEQLVAETDAEAVLPLTAMPGLTEEWEAEGWGYVDVMTEVNLPTLERGLDA; the protein is encoded by the coding sequence ATGGGATTCACCAGACGGCAGCTGATGGCCGTGGCAGCTGGAACGGCGGGAATCACGGCGCTCGCTGGCTGTACCGACGGGGAAGGCAGTTCAGGGACGGAATCGGGCCGGACGAGCGCCGCGTCCTCCTTTTTCGTCTTCGGGGACGTGACCGCCGAAGTCGCCGGCGACGTTGCCGCGGCCGACCTGCTGGTCCCGGTCGGCCAGCACGGGCACGGGTGGGAACCCGGCCCGCGCGTCCGCGCGGACATCCGCGACGCGGACCTGTTCGTCCACGGAATGGAGGGGTTCCAGCCGTGGGTCGACGGGATCGTCGGGGACCTCGCCGCCGACGGCGCCGACGTGACGACCGTCGACGCCAGCCGTGACGTGGACCTGCTCCCGGCGGACGGCGAGCACGAGGAGCACGAGTCCGGTGACGGGGACCACGACGGTCACGACGAGACGCACACCACCGACCACGACGGTCACGACGAGACGCACACCACCGAACACGACGGTCACAACGAGACGCACACCACCGAACACGACGGTCACAACGAGACGCACACCACCGAACACGACGGTCACAACGAGACGCACACCACCGAACACGAGGGAACCCACACCGGGGAGGAGCACGACGAACACGACCACGGCAGCGTCGACCCGCACTTCTGGATGGACCCGACCCGGGTGGTCGACGCCGTCGACACCATCGAGGCGGCCCTCGCAGAGGCCGACGGGGACAACGCCGACGCCTACGCCGAGAACGCCGAGTCGTTCCGGACGGCGCTGACCGACCTCGACGCGCGGATCGAGGAGACCGTCGCGGCGGGCGGCACCGACACGCTGCTGGTCGCCGGCCACGACTCCTTCGGCTACTTCGAGGACCGATACGGGGTCCACGTCGAGGCGCTGACGAACGTCTCGCCCGACGACCAGCCGACGACGCGGGACATCCAGCACGCACAGGAGGTCATCGCCGAACACGACCTGCAGTACGTCTGTGCGGACCCGCTGGAGTCACAGGAGGCGGCCGAGCAGCTCGTCGCCGAGACCGACGCCGAGGCGGTGCTGCCGCTGACGGCGATGCCGGGGCTGACCGAGGAGTGGGAGGCCGAGGGCTGGGGCTACGTCGACGTGATGACGGAGGTGAACCTCCCGACGCTCGAACGGGGGCTGGACGCCTGA
- a CDS encoding metal ABC transporter ATP-binding protein, which produces MAVIEVEDATFAYGDQPVVEDVSLTVEEGEFLGLVGPNGSGKTTLLGLMIGLRQPDSGSVRLFGEPAGSRETGQRVGYVPQDVAGDERGMPVTVREAVRMGRYPSRPFGRFGDDDHAAVDAALERVGITDLVDRRVGRLSGGQRQRVFIARALAAEADLLALDEPTVGVDAESREAFYDLLGDLNEDGMTIVLIEHDIGVVTTHASEIACLNRELYFHGDPETFVETDALAEAYGGSQSVVHHQH; this is translated from the coding sequence ATGGCGGTGATCGAGGTCGAGGACGCCACGTTCGCCTACGGCGATCAGCCGGTCGTCGAGGACGTCTCCCTGACCGTCGAGGAGGGGGAGTTCCTCGGGCTGGTCGGGCCGAACGGCTCGGGCAAGACGACGCTGCTCGGGCTGATGATCGGGCTCCGACAGCCCGACAGCGGCTCGGTTCGGCTGTTCGGCGAGCCGGCGGGCAGTCGGGAGACGGGTCAGCGCGTGGGCTACGTTCCCCAGGACGTGGCCGGCGACGAGCGGGGGATGCCTGTCACCGTTCGCGAGGCGGTTCGGATGGGGCGCTACCCCAGCCGGCCGTTCGGCCGCTTCGGCGACGATGATCACGCGGCCGTCGACGCCGCGCTGGAGCGGGTCGGCATCACGGACCTCGTGGACCGGAGGGTTGGCCGCCTCTCCGGCGGCCAACGCCAGCGGGTCTTCATCGCCCGCGCGCTCGCCGCCGAGGCGGACCTGCTGGCGCTCGACGAGCCCACCGTCGGCGTCGACGCCGAGTCCCGCGAGGCGTTCTACGACCTGCTCGGTGACCTCAACGAGGACGGCATGACCATCGTGCTGATCGAACACGACATCGGCGTCGTTACCACCCACGCGAGCGAGATTGCGTGTCTGAACCGCGAACTCTACTTCCACGGCGACCCCGAGACGTTCGTCGAGACCGACGCCCTGGCCGAGGCCTACGGCGGCTCGCAGTCGGTCGTCCACCACCAGCACTGA
- a CDS encoding PadR family transcriptional regulator, with protein MYDLTGFQRDLLYVIAGKDEPHGLAIKEELEEYYESEIHHGRLYPNLDTLVDKGLVEKGQRDRRTNYYTLTRRGTREIDARREWEAQYVDLD; from the coding sequence ATGTACGATCTCACCGGGTTCCAACGCGATCTGCTGTACGTCATCGCGGGGAAGGACGAACCCCACGGGCTGGCGATCAAAGAGGAGTTAGAGGAGTACTACGAGTCCGAGATCCACCACGGGCGGCTCTATCCGAACCTCGACACGCTCGTCGACAAGGGGTTGGTGGAGAAGGGCCAACGTGATCGTCGGACGAACTACTACACACTGACCCGCCGTGGAACCCGGGAGATCGACGCCCGCCGGGAGTGGGAAGCGCAGTACGTCGACCTCGACTAA
- a CDS encoding AI-2E family transporter, translating to MEYSEVDKGRLAWGSFGLALAGSVAFVAYSFVGTFVFGLFVYYATRPIYRQLRRALDSPSLAAGISLFALVLPALALVGYALTIVLQEIDRYAQNASIDVERFGIDPDDFGGIADPESLIQNGMEGLLSGANVGDVVGSLNSAFGTVAVVGIAAIHLFVMLAMAFYLLREDHRLSRWFFYRFGDDRGILQTFFSAVDRDFNSIFFGNILNAVLTGTIGVITYSLLNVFAPEGVAIPAAALVGLLAGIASLIPVVGMKLVYVPVAVVLLGQALLNGTPGGIAFVIAFVAVSFVIVDTIPDLVLRPYVSGRSLHVGALMLAYTLGPLLFGWYGIFLMPMLLVLVVHFARIVLPELLSASPIEPYAIDPSQMAVQTAEFEFDEAEPGSLDAVSNETAPEPEGDLKESDGDA from the coding sequence ATGGAGTACTCGGAGGTGGACAAGGGTCGGCTCGCGTGGGGCTCGTTCGGGCTCGCCCTGGCCGGTTCGGTGGCGTTCGTCGCCTACTCGTTCGTCGGGACGTTCGTGTTCGGCCTGTTCGTCTACTACGCGACCAGACCGATCTACCGCCAGCTCCGGCGTGCCCTCGACAGCCCCAGCCTCGCGGCCGGCATCTCCCTGTTCGCGCTCGTGTTGCCGGCGCTCGCGCTCGTCGGCTACGCGCTCACCATCGTCCTCCAGGAGATCGACCGCTACGCCCAGAACGCGAGCATCGACGTGGAACGGTTCGGCATCGACCCGGACGACTTCGGGGGGATCGCCGACCCCGAGAGCCTGATCCAGAACGGGATGGAGGGACTGCTCTCGGGAGCGAACGTCGGCGACGTGGTCGGCTCGCTCAACTCCGCGTTCGGGACCGTCGCTGTCGTGGGCATCGCCGCGATCCACCTGTTCGTGATGCTGGCGATGGCGTTCTACCTGCTCCGTGAGGACCACCGGCTCTCGCGGTGGTTCTTCTACCGCTTCGGCGACGACCGGGGGATCCTCCAGACGTTTTTCAGCGCGGTCGATCGGGACTTCAACTCGATCTTCTTCGGGAACATCCTCAACGCGGTGCTGACCGGCACCATCGGCGTCATCACCTACTCGCTGCTCAATGTGTTCGCCCCCGAGGGGGTCGCCATCCCGGCGGCCGCGCTGGTCGGCCTGCTCGCCGGAATCGCGAGCCTGATCCCCGTGGTCGGCATGAAGTTGGTGTACGTCCCGGTCGCCGTCGTACTGCTGGGACAGGCGCTGCTCAACGGGACCCCGGGGGGGATCGCGTTCGTGATCGCGTTCGTCGCCGTCTCGTTCGTCATCGTCGATACGATCCCGGACCTGGTGCTTCGACCGTACGTCTCGGGCCGGTCGCTCCACGTCGGCGCGCTGATGCTCGCCTACACGCTCGGGCCGCTGCTGTTCGGGTGGTACGGCATCTTCCTGATGCCGATGCTGCTGGTGCTGGTGGTCCACTTCGCCCGGATCGTGCTCCCGGAACTGCTCTCGGCCAGCCCGATCGAACCGTACGCGATCGATCCCAGCCAGATGGCCGTCCAGACCGCCGAGTTCGAGTTCGACGAGGCGGAACCCGGCTCGCTGGACGCGGTGTCGAACGAGACCGCCCCGGAGCCAGAGGGCGACCTAAAGGAGTCAGACGGGGACGCTTAG
- a CDS encoding metal ABC transporter permease has product MTGITTAAVRPLQSLDGVISFVLDDLWGSVMDLLAGLTGIEMLGFPFMQRAYLAAICIAVIGPLVGSFLVHREMAMIGDTLAHSAFAGVAAGLFVNSLFAVAVPPLLSALVVAAVAALVVQALIDRAGAYRDTSLAIVLTGSFAVGSVLITATDGGIAVGINAYLFGSLATVSRANAAILLAMSAVVAATVAVAYRPLLYVTFDEVGARAAGIPVGHYNRLLAVLTAVVVVAAMQIMGVILVAAMLVIPTAAAAPARGFKRSVAGGVGAGLFATLSGVTLSYLFDVAAGGTIVLVAIAVYAASMVAVRLWNERGRAAAAEN; this is encoded by the coding sequence ATGACGGGGATCACCACCGCGGCCGTTCGGCCGCTTCAGAGTCTTGACGGCGTGATCTCGTTCGTCCTCGACGACCTCTGGGGGTCGGTGATGGACCTCCTCGCCGGGCTGACCGGGATCGAGATGCTCGGCTTCCCGTTCATGCAGCGGGCCTACCTCGCGGCGATCTGTATCGCCGTGATCGGGCCGCTCGTCGGGAGTTTTCTGGTCCACCGGGAGATGGCGATGATCGGCGACACGCTCGCCCACTCGGCCTTTGCCGGCGTCGCCGCGGGGCTGTTCGTCAACAGCCTGTTCGCGGTGGCGGTGCCGCCGCTGCTGTCGGCGCTCGTCGTCGCCGCCGTCGCCGCGCTGGTGGTCCAGGCGCTGATCGACCGTGCCGGCGCGTACCGCGACACGTCGCTGGCGATCGTGCTCACCGGCTCCTTCGCCGTCGGGAGCGTCCTCATCACGGCGACCGACGGCGGGATCGCGGTCGGGATCAACGCCTACCTGTTCGGCTCGCTGGCGACGGTCTCGCGAGCCAACGCAGCGATCCTGCTGGCGATGAGCGCCGTCGTCGCCGCGACAGTCGCCGTCGCCTACCGGCCGCTGCTCTACGTGACCTTCGACGAGGTCGGTGCCCGCGCGGCGGGAATCCCTGTCGGCCACTACAACCGACTGCTGGCGGTGCTGACGGCCGTGGTCGTCGTCGCCGCGATGCAGATCATGGGCGTGATCCTCGTCGCCGCGATGCTGGTGATCCCCACCGCCGCGGCGGCGCCGGCTCGGGGGTTCAAGCGGTCGGTCGCCGGCGGCGTGGGTGCGGGCCTGTTCGCCACGCTCTCGGGGGTGACGCTCTCGTACCTCTTCGACGTGGCTGCCGGGGGAACGATCGTACTCGTCGCTATCGCCGTCTACGCGGCGTCGATGGTCGCGGTCCGACTGTGGAACGAGCGGGGCCGTGCGGCGGCTGCGGAGAACTGA
- a CDS encoding bifunctional 5,10-methylenetetrahydrofolate dehydrogenase/5,10-methenyltetrahydrofolate cyclohydrolase → MNEAIQERSGRADVIDGEAVAAAVRESVAEAVSRLDEVGVTPGLATVLMSDDPASETYVRMKQRDCAEVGIESRHVEIDTDAPASELFATIEELNDDPAIDGILVQRPLTEGVDEPAALRRVDPRKDVDGFHPENVGRLVTGDPRFVPCTPLGVQRLLTEAGVEIPGSDVVVVGRSELVGKPLANLLLNRGDDADATVTVCHSKTDDLAAHVSRADVVVVAAGVPGLVDGEMLSADATVIDVGINAVGEGDDRKLIGDVDYESASEVARAITPVPGGVGPMTRAMLLKNTVTAAANQAAVDIDLGLD, encoded by the coding sequence GTGAACGAGGCCATTCAGGAGCGATCGGGCCGTGCGGACGTGATCGACGGCGAGGCCGTCGCCGCGGCGGTGCGGGAGTCAGTCGCCGAGGCGGTTTCCCGACTCGACGAGGTCGGCGTGACCCCCGGGCTGGCGACCGTCCTGATGAGCGACGACCCGGCCAGCGAGACGTACGTGCGGATGAAGCAGCGGGACTGTGCGGAGGTCGGCATCGAGAGCCGGCACGTCGAGATCGACACCGACGCCCCGGCGTCCGAACTGTTCGCGACGATCGAGGAACTGAACGACGACCCCGCGATCGACGGCATCCTCGTCCAGCGCCCCCTGACCGAGGGCGTCGACGAACCCGCGGCGCTGCGGCGCGTCGACCCCCGGAAGGACGTCGACGGCTTCCACCCGGAGAACGTTGGGCGACTCGTCACGGGCGACCCGCGATTCGTCCCCTGTACCCCCCTCGGCGTGCAGCGCCTGCTGACCGAGGCCGGCGTCGAGATCCCGGGTTCGGACGTGGTCGTCGTCGGCCGCTCGGAGCTGGTCGGCAAGCCGCTGGCGAACCTCCTGCTCAACCGCGGCGACGACGCCGACGCGACCGTGACAGTCTGTCACTCGAAGACCGACGACCTGGCCGCACACGTCTCCCGTGCGGACGTGGTGGTCGTCGCCGCCGGCGTCCCCGGACTCGTCGACGGCGAGATGCTCTCGGCGGACGCGACGGTGATCGACGTGGGGATCAACGCCGTGGGCGAGGGCGACGACCGGAAGCTGATCGGCGACGTGGACTACGAGAGCGCCAGCGAGGTCGCCCGCGCGATCACGCCCGTTCCCGGCGGCGTCGGCCCGATGACGCGGGCGATGCTGCTCAAGAACACGGTGACTGCCGCGGCCAACCAGGCCGCGGTCGATATCGACCTCGGACTCGACTGA
- a CDS encoding DUF7117 family protein codes for MKIRGERECKSCGARWSYYETGETACPECGSLRSVAVEDERRRHTDSPAEIDLGPYRSSLADGAAIVDVADGVERDCRAYLRKRGFIRGGELLPLDDTFLAVSELRAAIADYSRDERVGVAGSHPAARGTSSLGVDRGDFGDEDAERYLLSLIRGAEDGERPEPADVADSLTAARGLAYASAVEDYREDVSTYLEDEPDEGAKRILERVRDQQKRLHALGGDVEPEIAEELIDACRALERYLNGESESLAEATAHLDTLA; via the coding sequence ATGAAGATCCGCGGCGAGCGCGAGTGCAAGTCCTGCGGGGCGCGCTGGTCCTACTACGAGACGGGCGAGACGGCCTGCCCTGAGTGTGGGAGCCTCCGGAGCGTCGCCGTCGAAGACGAGCGCCGGCGCCACACCGACAGCCCCGCCGAGATCGACCTCGGCCCCTACCGGAGTTCGCTGGCCGACGGGGCCGCCATCGTCGACGTGGCCGACGGCGTGGAGCGGGACTGCCGGGCGTACCTCCGCAAACGGGGGTTCATCCGCGGCGGCGAACTCCTCCCGCTCGACGACACCTTCCTCGCGGTGAGCGAACTCCGGGCGGCCATCGCGGACTACAGCCGGGACGAGCGCGTCGGGGTCGCCGGATCACATCCGGCTGCCCGAGGGACGTCGTCCCTCGGCGTCGACCGGGGCGACTTCGGCGACGAGGACGCCGAGCGCTACCTCCTGAGCCTCATCCGCGGCGCCGAAGACGGTGAGCGACCCGAGCCAGCCGACGTGGCCGACTCCCTGACCGCCGCCCGTGGGTTGGCGTACGCGAGCGCCGTCGAGGACTACCGCGAGGACGTATCGACGTACCTCGAAGACGAGCCTGACGAGGGGGCCAAGCGCATCCTCGAACGGGTCCGCGACCAGCAAAAGCGCCTGCACGCCCTCGGCGGCGACGTGGAGCCGGAAATCGCGGAGGAACTGATCGACGCGTGCCGGGCGCTGGAGCGCTACCTGAACGGCGAGTCCGAATCGCTCGCGGAAGCCACCGCACACCTCGACACGCTGGCGTAA
- a CDS encoding DUF1028 domain-containing protein, protein MTFSIVAAEGDAIGIAVQSKFVSVGSVVPFAAADAGAVATQSFANVAYGADGLEHLRDGLTAEETIEKLTGEDDEAERRQVGVVGADGSVAGFTGEDCFDTALDVQGENYTAQGNILENEETIHAMAETFETADGGLPERLLAALEAGDDAGGDSRGKQAAALYVVKPEGGYDGGNDRWIDVRVDDHETPIAELERVFKLYDVTLLSREEPDDVRELTGETAAEVAGTLAELGHLAGEEAAVGDDGFGESQREALEAFRGMNNFENHSLAVVEDALARGWDDAEGEGEDRMVDAIWHGLQRLSRK, encoded by the coding sequence ATGACGTTCTCCATCGTCGCCGCCGAGGGCGACGCCATCGGGATCGCGGTCCAGTCGAAGTTCGTGAGCGTGGGTTCGGTCGTCCCCTTCGCCGCCGCCGACGCGGGTGCGGTCGCCACCCAGAGCTTCGCCAACGTCGCGTACGGCGCCGACGGGCTCGAGCACCTCCGGGACGGCCTGACTGCCGAGGAGACGATCGAGAAACTGACCGGGGAAGACGACGAGGCCGAGCGCCGGCAGGTCGGCGTCGTCGGGGCGGACGGCTCCGTCGCCGGCTTCACCGGCGAGGACTGCTTCGACACCGCGCTGGACGTGCAGGGCGAGAACTACACGGCGCAGGGCAACATCCTCGAGAACGAGGAGACGATCCACGCGATGGCCGAGACGTTCGAAACTGCCGACGGCGGTCTGCCCGAGCGCCTGCTCGCGGCGCTCGAAGCCGGCGACGACGCGGGCGGCGACAGCCGGGGCAAGCAGGCCGCGGCGCTGTACGTCGTCAAGCCCGAGGGGGGATACGACGGCGGCAACGACCGCTGGATCGACGTGCGCGTCGACGACCACGAGACCCCGATCGCCGAACTGGAGCGGGTGTTCAAACTCTACGACGTGACCCTCCTGTCGCGGGAGGAACCCGACGACGTGCGCGAACTGACCGGCGAGACCGCCGCGGAAGTCGCCGGGACGCTCGCGGAACTGGGCCACCTCGCCGGCGAGGAGGCGGCCGTGGGCGACGACGGGTTCGGCGAGAGCCAGCGCGAGGCGTTGGAGGCGTTCCGCGGGATGAACAACTTCGAGAACCACTCCCTCGCGGTCGTCGAGGACGCGCTGGCTCGTGGCTGGGACGACGCCGAGGGAGAGGGCGAGGACCGGATGGTCGACGCCATCTGGCACGGGCTGCAGCGACTCAGCCGGAAATAG